A window from Streptomyces sp. NBC_00271 encodes these proteins:
- a CDS encoding ABC transporter permease: MNALTGAWDWLGDPTHWSGDDGVWHRLAQHLVLTVVCLVISCLVALPVALVLGHLGKGGALAVNISNIGRAVPTFAVLVLLLLTPLGKWGEGPTVVALVLFAVPPLLTNAYVGMREVDRSVVRSARGMGMTGRQMLLHVELPLSLPMVMNGVRIAAVQLVATATIAALAGGGGLGRIITAGFNLASTPQVVAGAILVAVFALIVEGIFEIAERLAPRWARGIR; this comes from the coding sequence ATGAACGCCCTGACCGGGGCCTGGGACTGGCTCGGCGACCCCACGCACTGGTCCGGGGACGACGGCGTCTGGCACCGCCTCGCCCAGCACCTCGTCCTGACCGTCGTCTGCCTCGTCATCAGCTGCCTCGTCGCGCTGCCCGTCGCCCTCGTCCTGGGCCACCTCGGCAAGGGCGGCGCGCTCGCCGTCAACATCTCCAACATCGGCCGCGCCGTCCCCACCTTCGCCGTACTGGTCCTCCTGCTGCTCACCCCGCTCGGCAAGTGGGGCGAGGGCCCGACCGTCGTCGCGCTGGTCCTCTTCGCCGTACCACCGCTGCTCACCAACGCCTACGTCGGGATGCGCGAGGTCGACCGGAGCGTGGTGCGCTCGGCGCGAGGCATGGGGATGACCGGCCGACAGATGCTGTTGCACGTAGAACTGCCGCTTTCGCTCCCGATGGTCATGAACGGCGTACGGATCGCCGCGGTCCAACTCGTCGCGACCGCCACGATCGCCGCGCTCGCGGGCGGCGGCGGACTCGGCCGGATCATCACCGCGGGCTTCAACCTGGCGAGCACCCCGCAGGTGGTCGCCGGCGCGATACTCGTCGCCGTGTTCGCCCTGATCGTCGAGGGAATCTTCGAGATCGCCGAACGGCTGGCACCACGCTGGGCGAGGGGCATCCGATGA
- a CDS encoding ABC transporter substrate-binding protein: MRRGGALLSLVLLTGCGSGPSLENRGAVTAPPGDSKHLTIGSAGFTESDLLAQMYALLLDQAGYKTSMLTVANRELYEPALESGQIDVVPEYAATFADWLNAKTHGADAPPVGSPDLATTMKALRSLAAPRGLTVLDPGRAVDQNAFAVTAAYAGQHHLKTLSDLGASHLPVRLAAGDECVQRPYCEPGLKKTYGIDITGVDPKGVGTTQAKRAVQSGQDQMLLTTTTDATLDEFGLVLLADDKHLQNADYIVPVINRSRAGSEGVTKALGKLNDVLTTADLASMNRQVDSWRRLPEDVARTYLKDKGLLK; encoded by the coding sequence ATGAGGCGAGGCGGGGCCCTGCTGAGCCTGGTCCTGCTGACCGGCTGCGGCAGCGGCCCGTCCCTGGAGAACCGCGGCGCGGTCACCGCGCCACCCGGCGACAGCAAGCACCTGACCATCGGCTCGGCCGGGTTCACCGAGAGCGACCTGCTGGCCCAGATGTACGCGCTGCTGCTCGACCAGGCCGGATACAAGACCTCCATGCTGACGGTCGCCAACCGCGAACTCTACGAACCCGCCCTGGAATCCGGCCAGATCGACGTGGTACCGGAGTACGCGGCCACCTTCGCCGACTGGCTGAACGCCAAGACCCACGGGGCGGACGCGCCGCCCGTCGGCTCACCCGATCTCGCCACCACGATGAAGGCGCTCCGGTCGCTCGCCGCACCGCGCGGCCTCACCGTCCTCGACCCCGGCAGGGCCGTCGACCAGAACGCCTTCGCGGTGACGGCGGCGTACGCCGGGCAGCATCACCTGAAGACGCTCAGCGACCTCGGCGCGTCCCATCTTCCGGTACGGCTCGCGGCGGGCGACGAGTGCGTCCAACGGCCCTACTGCGAGCCGGGGTTGAAGAAGACGTACGGCATCGACATCACCGGCGTCGACCCGAAGGGCGTGGGCACCACCCAGGCGAAGCGGGCCGTGCAGAGTGGTCAGGACCAGATGCTCCTGACCACGACGACGGACGCGACGCTCGACGAGTTCGGCCTCGTCCTCCTCGCCGACGACAAACATCTGCAGAACGCCGACTACATCGTGCCCGTCATCAACCGCTCGCGAGCCGGCAGCGAGGGCGTCACCAAGGCACTCGGCAAGCTCAACGACGTACTCACCACCGCGGACCTGGCATCGATGAACCGGCAGGTGGACAGCTGGCGACGGCTGCCCGAGGACGTGGCGCGGACCTATCTGAAGGACAAGGGTCTGCTGAAGTGA
- a CDS encoding DUF1206 domain-containing protein, with protein sequence MNASATARTGRIKARRAARGSGVEYAARAGLTARGVIYLLVGVLALRIAFGDGKKQADRNGAVAEIAQQPFGAVLLWALTVGLVGMALWRLSEACFGSAGPDGRAAKKRLLSAVRFVFYAFVAYSVLSFAAGSGSGGKGSSDQQSRDVTAKVLDLPAGQWIVGAAGVGIVVAGLLIGGRAVLRKYHKKLKLGQMSARTRRLVDVTGVGGGAARGLVFAAAGCFAVRAAIDYEPDRAKGLDDTIRSFAHTPAGPWLLVCVAAGLVLFGLFSFAMARWRRV encoded by the coding sequence ATGAACGCAAGTGCGACGGCACGGACCGGACGCATCAAGGCTCGGCGCGCGGCGAGGGGCTCGGGGGTGGAGTACGCCGCCCGGGCGGGTCTGACCGCGCGGGGCGTGATCTACCTGCTGGTCGGTGTGCTGGCACTGCGGATCGCCTTCGGGGACGGGAAGAAGCAGGCGGACCGCAACGGTGCCGTCGCGGAGATCGCGCAGCAGCCCTTCGGCGCGGTGCTGCTGTGGGCGCTGACTGTCGGCCTCGTCGGCATGGCGTTGTGGCGGCTGTCCGAGGCGTGCTTCGGTTCCGCCGGGCCGGACGGCCGGGCGGCGAAGAAGCGACTGCTGTCGGCCGTGCGCTTCGTGTTCTACGCGTTCGTCGCCTACTCGGTGCTGTCGTTCGCGGCGGGCTCGGGCAGTGGCGGGAAGGGTTCGAGCGACCAGCAGTCGCGGGATGTGACGGCCAAGGTGCTGGATCTGCCTGCGGGGCAGTGGATCGTCGGAGCCGCCGGAGTCGGCATCGTCGTGGCGGGTCTGCTGATCGGCGGGCGGGCCGTGTTGCGCAAGTACCACAAGAAGCTGAAGCTCGGTCAGATGTCGGCGCGCACGCGGCGGCTGGTGGATGTGACCGGTGTGGGCGGTGGCGCGGCGCGCGGGCTGGTGTTCGCCGCGGCGGGGTGCTTTGCCGTGCGCGCGGCGATCGACTACGAACCCGACCGGGCGAAGGGACTGGACGACACGATCCGCTCGTTCGCCCACACCCCGGCGGGACCGTGGCTGCTGGTGTGCGTCGCCGCCGGCCTCGTGCTGTTCGGTCTGTTCTCCTTCGCGATGGCCCGCTGGCGCCGGGTCTGA
- a CDS encoding ABC transporter ATP-binding protein, which translates to MIRFEQVTKRYPDGTTAVDGLSFEVAEGELVTLVGPSGCGKTTTMMMVNRLIEPTSGRIFVNGQDVATVDPVRLRRRIGYVIQQVGLFPHRTILDNTATVPTLIGWKRAKARTRAAELLDLVGLDPKTYGSRYPEQLSGGQRQRVGVARALAADPPVLLMDEPFGAVDPVVREQLQDEFLRMQEAVRKTVLLVTHDIEEAVRLGDRIAVYGQGRIEQFDTPGAVLGTPATPYVAEFVGADRGLKRLSVTDIEPGDLEQPPVARLDEPAETAVARLRAQGARWAVVLDAEDDLHGWVGVDELAAGGSVGDRAHRMLHSPGDTPGPPAWVPVGAPLKQAFSVMLQHDAGWVAVLDGTRFLGVLTPAKLHEALRRSVDADARGVRRGQVSFDSISDA; encoded by the coding sequence ATGATCCGGTTCGAACAGGTCACCAAGCGCTACCCGGACGGCACGACGGCCGTGGACGGCCTCTCGTTCGAGGTCGCGGAGGGCGAACTCGTCACGCTCGTCGGCCCGTCGGGCTGCGGCAAGACGACGACCATGATGATGGTGAACCGGCTGATCGAACCGACCTCCGGCCGGATCTTCGTGAACGGCCAGGACGTCGCCACGGTCGACCCGGTGCGGCTGCGGAGGCGGATCGGGTACGTCATCCAGCAGGTGGGCCTGTTCCCGCACCGGACGATCCTCGACAACACGGCGACCGTGCCGACGCTCATCGGCTGGAAGAGGGCGAAGGCGCGGACGCGCGCCGCGGAGCTGCTCGATCTGGTGGGCCTGGACCCGAAGACGTACGGCTCGCGCTATCCGGAACAGCTGTCGGGCGGCCAGCGCCAGCGGGTCGGGGTGGCCCGGGCGCTCGCCGCCGATCCACCCGTACTGCTGATGGACGAGCCCTTCGGGGCCGTCGACCCGGTGGTCCGGGAACAGTTGCAGGACGAGTTCCTGCGCATGCAGGAGGCCGTGCGCAAGACGGTGCTGCTGGTCACGCACGACATCGAGGAGGCGGTACGGCTCGGCGACCGCATCGCGGTGTACGGGCAGGGCCGCATCGAGCAGTTCGACACGCCGGGGGCCGTGCTGGGCACCCCGGCCACTCCCTACGTCGCCGAGTTCGTCGGCGCCGACCGCGGGCTGAAGCGGCTGTCGGTCACCGACATCGAGCCCGGCGACCTGGAACAGCCGCCCGTCGCCCGCCTTGACGAGCCCGCCGAGACGGCGGTCGCCCGCTTGCGCGCGCAGGGCGCGCGATGGGCGGTCGTCCTGGACGCGGAGGACGATCTGCACGGGTGGGTGGGCGTCGACGAGTTGGCGGCGGGCGGGTCCGTCGGCGACCGCGCCCACCGAATGCTGCACTCTCCGGGGGACACCCCCGGCCCCCCGGCATGGGTCCCGGTGGGCGCCCCGCTGAAGCAGGCCTTCAGCGTGATGCTCCAGCACGACGCGGGCTGGGTCGCGGTACTGGACGGGACCCGCTTCCTCGGCGTACTCACCCCGGCGAAACTGCACGAGGCGCTGCGGCGGTCGGTGGACGCGGATGCGCGGGGGGTGCGGCGGGGGCAGGTGTCGTTCGACTCGATCTCCGATGCGTGA
- a CDS encoding LutC/YkgG family protein, producing MSSRDLILGRVRRALADVPRDDTPYEQAVERGYLREHGGRSVEQTVDLLAENLADYRAIVHRTDAEELPYLIMRLLAARGPQYVLVPPGLPPEWMSAADPTRVHDRAASTPHELDKVESVVTGCALAIAETGTLVLDGGPDQGRRRITLVPDHHICVVRVPDQVVSSVPQALERLDPTRPLTWISGPSATSDIELDRVEGVHGPRTLEVVLVSGE from the coding sequence GTGAGCAGCAGGGATCTGATCCTGGGGCGGGTGCGGCGCGCGCTCGCCGACGTGCCGCGGGACGACACGCCGTACGAGCAGGCCGTTGAGCGGGGGTACCTGCGCGAGCACGGGGGGCGGAGTGTCGAGCAGACGGTGGATCTGCTGGCGGAGAACCTGGCGGACTACCGGGCGATCGTGCACCGCACAGACGCGGAAGAACTGCCGTACCTCATCATGCGGCTGCTCGCCGCGCGGGGACCCCAGTACGTGCTCGTTCCCCCGGGGCTCCCGCCGGAGTGGATGTCGGCCGCCGATCCCACCCGCGTGCACGACCGCGCCGCGAGCACGCCGCACGAACTCGACAAGGTCGAGAGCGTGGTCACGGGCTGCGCGCTCGCCATCGCCGAGACCGGCACCCTCGTCCTGGACGGCGGCCCGGACCAGGGACGCCGTCGCATCACGCTGGTCCCCGATCACCACATCTGTGTCGTCCGCGTCCCCGATCAAGTCGTCTCCTCCGTGCCTCAGGCCCTGGAGCGCCTGGATCCGACCCGCCCGCTGACCTGGATCTCCGGCCCTTCGGCGACCAGCGACATCGAGCTCGACCGGGTCGAGGGGGTGCACGGTCCGCGCACCCTGGAAGTGGTGCTGGTGAGCGGGGAGTGA
- a CDS encoding LutB/LldF family L-lactate oxidation iron-sulfur protein, with the protein MSGGTFVGMPAFPKAAHEAVNNPTLRGNLRHATHTIRAKRAVAVAELDDWAALREAGKQIKDHTLRHLDRYLVQLEESVTAAGGIVHWAADADEANRIVADLVKMTGESEVVKVKSMATQEIGLNEALEAEGIHAYETDLAELIVQLGKDRPSHILVPAIHRNRGEIRDIFAREMGEWGRPAPEGLTDTPAELAEAARLHLRDKFLRAKVGISGANFMVAETGTLMVVESEGNGRMCLTLPETLISVVGIEKIVPTWQDLEVFLQTLPRSSTAERMNPYTSMWTGTTDADGPQTFHLVLIDNGRTDTLADEVGRQALRCIRCSACLNVCPVYERAGGHAYGSVYPGPIGAILSPQLRGTASEIDASLPYASSLCGACYEVCPVAIDIPEVLVHLRERIAEGGQATREGNKVVLKPAKGHAAERAAMRAARWAFSHPGALRTGQRLASRTRRFHPRSLPGPGKAWSDTRDLPTVPAEPFRDWWQRTHGGKDTDK; encoded by the coding sequence ATGAGCGGTGGCACGTTCGTCGGTATGCCCGCGTTTCCCAAGGCGGCGCACGAGGCGGTCAACAACCCGACCCTGCGCGGCAATCTGCGCCACGCCACCCACACGATCCGCGCCAAGCGGGCGGTCGCCGTCGCGGAACTCGACGACTGGGCCGCGCTGCGCGAGGCCGGCAAGCAGATCAAGGACCACACGCTCCGTCATCTCGACCGCTACCTCGTGCAGTTGGAGGAGTCGGTCACCGCGGCCGGGGGCATCGTGCACTGGGCCGCCGATGCCGACGAGGCCAACCGGATCGTCGCCGACCTGGTGAAGATGACCGGGGAGAGCGAGGTCGTCAAGGTCAAGTCGATGGCCACGCAGGAGATCGGCCTCAACGAAGCCCTGGAGGCCGAGGGCATCCACGCCTACGAGACCGATCTCGCCGAGCTCATCGTGCAGTTGGGCAAGGACCGGCCCTCCCACATCCTCGTCCCGGCCATCCACCGCAACCGCGGCGAGATCCGCGACATCTTCGCGCGCGAGATGGGCGAGTGGGGCCGGCCGGCGCCGGAAGGCCTCACCGACACGCCCGCCGAACTGGCCGAAGCCGCCCGACTGCACCTGCGCGATAAGTTCCTGCGCGCGAAGGTCGGCATCTCCGGCGCCAACTTCATGGTCGCCGAGACCGGCACCCTGATGGTCGTGGAGTCCGAGGGCAACGGCCGGATGTGCCTGACCCTCCCCGAGACGCTGATCTCGGTCGTCGGCATCGAGAAGATCGTGCCGACCTGGCAGGACCTGGAGGTCTTCCTCCAGACCCTTCCCCGCTCCTCGACCGCCGAGCGTATGAACCCGTACACCTCGATGTGGACGGGCACCACGGATGCGGACGGCCCCCAGACCTTCCACCTGGTCCTCATCGACAACGGCCGCACCGACACGCTCGCCGACGAGGTCGGCCGCCAAGCCCTGCGCTGCATCCGCTGCTCGGCGTGTCTCAACGTCTGCCCGGTGTACGAGCGCGCGGGCGGCCATGCCTACGGCTCGGTCTACCCCGGCCCGATCGGGGCGATCCTCAGCCCCCAACTCCGGGGCACCGCAAGCGAGATCGACGCCTCGCTCCCGTACGCCTCCTCGCTCTGCGGCGCCTGCTACGAGGTCTGCCCGGTCGCCATCGACATCCCGGAGGTCCTCGTCCACCTGCGCGAACGGATCGCCGAGGGCGGTCAGGCGACGCGGGAGGGCAACAAGGTCGTCCTCAAGCCCGCCAAGGGGCACGCCGCCGAGCGGGCGGCGATGCGGGCAGCCCGCTGGGCGTTCAGCCACCCCGGCGCGCTGCGCACCGGCCAGCGGCTCGCCTCCCGGACCCGCCGCTTCCATCCACGCTCGCTGCCCGGTCCGGGCAAGGCATGGAGCGACACCCGGGATCTCCCGACAGTGCCCGCGGAGCCGTTCCGCGACTGGTGGCAGCGTACGCACGGCGGAAAGGACACGGACAAGTGA
- a CDS encoding (Fe-S)-binding protein, with translation MRVALFLTCVNDTLYPDTGRAVVKLLTRLGVEVDFPMAQTCCGQAHYNTGYRHEAEPLARHFSDVFGEYEAIVTPSGSCGAMVRELYPRMGERARAEGRGDTLAATLAPVVPKTYELTEFLVDVLGVTDVGAYYPHTVTYHPTCHGLRSLGLGDRPRRLLQAVKGLELRELPGADECCGFGGTFAVKNPDVSAAMGADKVHNAESTGAEVLCAADNSCLMHIGGTMARLETRMRPVHIAEILAGTEEEPSA, from the coding sequence ATGCGTGTCGCCCTGTTCCTGACCTGTGTCAACGACACGCTCTATCCGGACACCGGCCGCGCCGTGGTGAAACTGCTGACCAGGCTGGGCGTCGAGGTCGACTTCCCGATGGCGCAGACCTGCTGCGGGCAGGCACACTACAACACCGGTTACCGGCATGAGGCCGAGCCACTGGCCCGGCATTTCTCCGATGTCTTCGGTGAGTACGAGGCGATCGTGACGCCGTCCGGGTCGTGCGGCGCGATGGTGCGGGAACTGTATCCGCGGATGGGTGAGCGGGCGCGGGCGGAGGGCCGCGGGGACACCCTCGCGGCCACGCTCGCCCCGGTCGTGCCGAAGACGTACGAGCTCACCGAGTTCCTGGTGGATGTGCTCGGCGTGACGGACGTCGGCGCGTACTACCCGCACACCGTCACCTACCACCCCACCTGTCACGGGCTGCGCAGTCTCGGGCTCGGCGACCGGCCGCGCCGGCTCCTCCAGGCCGTCAAGGGGCTCGAACTGCGCGAGTTGCCGGGCGCGGACGAGTGCTGCGGCTTCGGCGGCACGTTCGCCGTCAAGAACCCCGATGTCTCGGCCGCGATGGGCGCCGACAAGGTGCACAACGCCGAGTCGACGGGTGCGGAAGTGCTGTGCGCCGCCGACAACTCCTGTCTGATGCACATCGGCGGCACGATGGCCCGGCTGGAGACGCGGATGCGGCCCGTGCACATCGCGGAGATCCTGGCCGGTACGGAAGAGGAGCCGAGCGCATGA
- a CDS encoding rhamnulokinase, whose protein sequence is MSEHVKSFAAVDLGASSGRVMVGRIGPEALELTEAHRFPNRPVRVPEGLRWDILSLYAGVLDGLRAAGQVDSVGIDSWAVDYGLLDADGALLGNPVHYRDARTEGVAEKVWATLPAAELYAATGLQYAPFNTLYQLTAARSTAQLGAAERLLLVPDLLAYWLTGEAGTEITNASTTQLIDPRTRDWSHDLADRLGIDLKLFAPLRQPGDPAGLLLPRVLEETGLRSPVPVTTVGSHDTASAVAAVPAAGERFAYICTGTWSLAGLELERPVLTEASRAANFTNELGLDGTVRYLRNIMGLWLLQECVREWGQPDLGELLRAAAEVPALRSVVDAGDAAFLAPGRMPERIADACRESGQPVPASRAEITRCILDSLALAHRRAIREAEALADHPVDVVHIVGGGTRNELLCQLTADACGLPVVAGPAEAAALGNVLVQARAHGLVGDRTSMRRLLARTQPLRRYEPRGDAAAWRAAEDRLTRP, encoded by the coding sequence ATGAGCGAGCACGTGAAGAGCTTCGCCGCGGTCGACCTCGGCGCGTCCAGCGGGCGCGTCATGGTCGGCCGCATCGGCCCCGAGGCGCTGGAGCTGACGGAGGCGCACCGCTTCCCGAACCGGCCGGTGCGGGTACCCGAGGGGCTGCGGTGGGACATCCTCTCGCTGTACGCGGGGGTGCTCGACGGACTGCGGGCGGCCGGGCAGGTCGACTCCGTCGGCATCGACAGCTGGGCCGTGGACTACGGGCTGCTGGACGCCGACGGCGCGCTGCTCGGCAACCCGGTGCACTACCGCGACGCCCGCACCGAGGGGGTCGCGGAGAAAGTGTGGGCCACCTTGCCCGCCGCCGAGCTGTACGCGGCGACCGGGCTCCAGTACGCGCCCTTCAACACCCTGTACCAGCTCACGGCGGCCCGCTCGACGGCACAACTCGGCGCCGCCGAGCGGCTGTTGCTCGTTCCCGACCTGCTGGCGTACTGGCTCACGGGCGAGGCGGGCACGGAGATCACCAACGCGTCGACCACCCAGCTGATCGACCCGCGCACCCGTGACTGGTCCCACGACCTCGCGGACCGGCTCGGGATCGACCTCAAGCTGTTCGCGCCGCTGCGGCAGCCGGGCGACCCGGCCGGTCTGCTGCTCCCGCGGGTCCTGGAGGAGACCGGGCTGAGGAGCCCGGTCCCGGTGACGACCGTCGGCTCGCACGACACCGCGTCCGCGGTCGCCGCCGTCCCGGCGGCGGGCGAGCGGTTCGCGTACATCTGCACCGGCACCTGGTCCCTGGCGGGTCTGGAGCTGGAACGGCCGGTCCTCACCGAGGCGAGCCGCGCGGCCAACTTCACCAACGAACTGGGCCTCGACGGCACGGTCCGCTATCTGCGGAACATCATGGGGCTGTGGCTGCTCCAGGAGTGTGTACGGGAATGGGGGCAGCCCGATCTGGGTGAGCTGCTGCGGGCCGCCGCGGAGGTGCCCGCGCTGCGGTCGGTGGTGGACGCGGGCGACGCCGCCTTCCTGGCCCCCGGCCGGATGCCGGAGCGGATCGCCGACGCCTGCCGGGAGTCGGGACAGCCCGTGCCCGCGTCGCGCGCCGAGATCACCCGTTGCATTCTCGACTCCCTCGCGCTCGCCCATCGCAGGGCGATCCGCGAGGCGGAGGCGCTCGCCGACCACCCGGTCGACGTCGTCCACATCGTCGGCGGCGGCACCCGCAACGAGCTCCTGTGCCAACTGACGGCCGACGCCTGCGGACTGCCGGTCGTGGCCGGCCCGGCGGAGGCCGCCGCGCTCGGCAACGTCCTCGTCCAGGCCCGCGCACACGGTCTGGTCGGCGACCGTACGTCGATGCGGCGACTCCTCGCCCGTACGCAGCCGTTGCGGCGGTACGAGCCCCGGGGCGACGCGGCGGCCTGGCGCGCCGCGGAGGACCGGCTCACCCGTCCGTGA
- a CDS encoding bifunctional aldolase/short-chain dehydrogenase has translation MTSHPEAAALLARSHRLGADPRNTNYAGGNASAKGTDTDPVTGGDVELMWVKGSGGDLGTLTESGLAVLRLDRLRAMTEVYPGVEREDEMVAAFDYCLHGKGGAAPSIDTAMHGLVDAAHVDHLHPDSGIALACAADGEKLTAECFGDSVVWVPWRRPGFQLGLDIAAVKEANPRAIGCVLGGHGITAWGDTAQECERNSLHIIRTAEAFLVERGKAEPFGPVVEGYTALEASRRRERAAALAPYVRALASQDKPQVGHFTDSDVVLDFLASAEHPRLAALGTSCPDHFLRTKVRPLVLDLPPTVELDAAIARLTELHGEYREEYAAYYQRHADADSPAMRGADPAIVLIPGVGMFSFGKDKQTARVAGEFYVNAINVMRGAEAVSAYAPIEESEKFRIEYWALEEAKLQRMPKPKPLATRVALVTGAGSGIGKAIAERLVAEGACVVIADLDAENAAEVASSLGGPDKAVAVTVDVTSEEQIAEAFKAAVLAFGGVDLVVNNAGISISKPLLETTAKDWDLQHDIMARGSFLVSREAARVMIQQKLGGDIVYIASKNSVFAGPNNIAYSATKADQAHQVRLLAAELGEHGIRVNGINPDGVVRGSGIFAGGWGAQRAATYGIEEEKLGEFYAQRTILKREVLPEHVANAVFALTGGDLTHTTGLHVPVDAGVAAAFLR, from the coding sequence ATGACATCCCATCCCGAAGCCGCCGCTCTGTTGGCTCGGTCGCACCGGCTCGGTGCTGATCCTCGTAATACCAACTACGCGGGCGGCAATGCCTCCGCGAAAGGCACCGACACCGACCCTGTGACCGGCGGTGATGTCGAGCTGATGTGGGTGAAGGGGTCGGGTGGGGATCTCGGGACGCTGACCGAGTCGGGGCTCGCCGTGCTGCGGCTTGACCGGCTGCGGGCGATGACGGAGGTCTACCCGGGGGTGGAGCGAGAGGACGAGATGGTCGCCGCGTTCGACTACTGCCTGCACGGCAAGGGCGGCGCGGCCCCGTCCATCGACACGGCGATGCACGGGCTGGTGGACGCGGCCCACGTCGACCATCTGCACCCCGACTCCGGGATCGCGCTGGCCTGCGCGGCGGACGGCGAGAAGCTGACCGCCGAGTGTTTCGGCGACAGTGTGGTGTGGGTGCCGTGGCGCCGGCCCGGCTTCCAGCTGGGTCTGGACATCGCGGCGGTCAAGGAGGCCAACCCGCGGGCGATCGGCTGCGTCCTGGGCGGGCACGGCATCACGGCGTGGGGCGACACGGCGCAGGAGTGCGAGCGGAACTCGCTGCACATCATCCGCACCGCCGAGGCGTTCCTCGTCGAGCGTGGCAAGGCGGAGCCCTTCGGGCCCGTCGTCGAGGGGTACACGGCCCTGGAGGCGTCCCGGCGCCGGGAGCGGGCCGCGGCGCTGGCGCCGTACGTCCGGGCCCTCGCCTCGCAGGACAAGCCGCAGGTCGGTCACTTCACCGACTCCGACGTCGTCCTCGACTTCCTCGCGAGCGCCGAGCACCCGCGCCTCGCCGCGCTCGGCACCTCCTGCCCCGACCACTTCCTGCGGACCAAGGTCCGGCCGCTCGTCCTCGATCTGCCGCCGACCGTGGAACTGGACGCGGCGATCGCGCGGCTGACGGAGCTGCACGGTGAGTACCGCGAGGAGTACGCCGCCTACTACCAGCGGCACGCCGACGCCGACTCCCCCGCGATGCGCGGTGCGGACCCGGCGATCGTGCTCATCCCCGGTGTCGGCATGTTCTCCTTCGGCAAGGACAAGCAGACCGCGCGCGTGGCCGGCGAGTTCTACGTCAACGCGATCAACGTGATGCGGGGCGCCGAGGCGGTCTCGGCGTACGCGCCGATCGAGGAGTCGGAGAAGTTCCGCATCGAGTACTGGGCGCTGGAGGAGGCCAAGCTTCAGCGGATGCCGAAGCCGAAGCCGCTCGCCACCCGGGTGGCGCTGGTGACGGGGGCGGGCAGCGGGATCGGCAAGGCGATCGCCGAGCGGCTCGTCGCCGAGGGCGCGTGCGTGGTGATCGCCGATCTCGACGCGGAGAACGCCGCCGAGGTCGCCTCCTCGCTGGGCGGCCCCGACAAGGCCGTCGCCGTCACCGTCGACGTGACCTCCGAGGAGCAGATCGCCGAAGCCTTCAAGGCGGCGGTGCTCGCCTTCGGCGGCGTCGACCTGGTGGTGAACAACGCCGGCATCTCCATCTCCAAGCCGCTGCTCGAGACCACCGCGAAGGACTGGGACCTCCAGCACGACATCATGGCCCGTGGCTCCTTCCTCGTGTCGAGGGAGGCGGCGCGGGTGATGATCCAGCAGAAGCTGGGCGGGGACATCGTCTACATCGCGTCCAAGAACTCCGTCTTCGCCGGTCCGAACAACATCGCGTACTCCGCCACCAAGGCCGACCAGGCGCATCAAGTACGGCTCCTTGCCGCCGAGTTGGGCGAGCACGGCATCCGGGTGAACGGCATCAATCCCGACGGGGTCGTGCGCGGCTCGGGCATCTTCGCGGGCGGCTGGGGCGCACAGCGCGCGGCGACCTACGGCATCGAGGAGGAGAAGCTCGGCGAGTTCTACGCCCAGCGGACGATCCTCAAGCGCGAGGTGCTGCCCGAGCACGTGGCGAACGCCGTGTTCGCCCTGACGGGTGGGGATCTGACCCACACCACCGGTCTGCACGTCCCGGTCGACGCGGGTGTCGCGGCGGCCTTCCTGCGATGA